In Spirochaetales bacterium, the DNA window GAAAGCATGGATTTCATTGTTACCGGTAGCGACGATTCTTCCGCTTGCGGCAAAATGTCTTGTGCCGGAAACGAGCCGTATTCTCTCCCCGATCTCTTTTGTCACCGGATCGAATGTCTGGTAATAGACGGTGGGTACTTCACAATCGACGATATTTCCATATCCGTCATCGATATTATCCTTTTCTTTTCCTTTCCACAGAAGATGAATTGTACCGTCCGGTCCTTTACAGTAATCCAGAAGCCGGCTGCCAAAGTCCGGATCGTCGACCAATGGGGTACCGACGCTTTCCGTATCAAATGGAAGTTCGGAAACATGGATATCGCTGCGACCTGTTAAATCATTCCTTCCCTTGCTGTAAAGCAGGAGGCCATTGCCTTCCCCGATAATCCGTGGATTCCATATATGGGTGGCGGTATTGGGAGTGTATGAAGGCTGTGCAGGTTTCTCTCTTAAGAAATCCGGAGCCGACATCTCATCATTATATGTGGGAATCCCGTTTGCATCTATGTCAAAAACGATTTTCGTCGGGTAATCATAAAAGACAACGGCAAGCTCGTTAGGGTATACGACCTGAATTCTCACTCTATACTCAATCCAGTCAACGATATTCATCGTCTCATCGGATTGTGGTTCGATGAACAGCCAGCTGTAAAAATCCTCAGGATCATCCCCGATCAATATTGCATTAATCGCATGACTGTTTGACCCGTCATGGGCATCCAATGAGACACGATACAAAGGAATATTGAAATTCGATGAGATGGTTTCATAATATTCGTCAAAAATATCGCATTTATATGCGGTAAAATTAAAATAGGTCTGATTTGCGAAATTTCCGCAGACAAACCCCCACTGGTACTTATACGTATTCGTTTTATCAAGAGTAAAACATTTTGTTACCCAGTTTATACGGCCTGTTTCATCGAGTTTGTTCCACTGTGCAGGGAGTGTCTGGCCGCTGTTGACCGCATTATACACCCGCTGATAGTCAAGAATATCGACGACGCCGCTTCCGTCCACATCACCCTGTATATTTTCCGCGTATAATCCCACACTCATGTTTACCAGTATGGATAAATCGTTTACAGTCAACACTCCGTCCGAATCAACATCCCCGCTTCCATAATAATTCGTGGTAACAACAGGCTGGTAGAACGGATTATTACCGTCCCAAACCCGGTTATACGATTGGGCGGATAACCGGATTATATTACCTGATATTCCTGCCAAAAGACACATAAACAGGGCAATTGCCCTCTTTTTAAAAAACATAGTTCCTCCTTAACATAATAGCTTTCATACTTCTTAATCATGTATTGATTAATTCATTTTTGATCTATAGCGTATATATCATATCTTGTTTTGCCTGGTCCTCTCCTTTCTTTTTGGTCATGCAGCGAACCGGAAATCATCAGTATATTAATAAACACATTACCTGTGAAATTCTGACACCCGTACACAAATAAACCTGATTTCCCCGTAGTCATGATATTCTTCCAGCTAACGCCAATACCATGGGTTTCATGATCGTGATCTGAAACCCTTGAAAATTCTTTTGACAGGAGTCCAGCCGATATATTTGGGTGCCGTCCAGCCCGGCGGTATAGGTAATTTTTCAATGTCCATATAATTATCGATTCTCACGACGTTCCAGGCATGGATAACATCGTTATTGCCGATATGCAGCCCGACATGTCCCCAGTTTTTATATTCATACTTCAATTCTCCGAAACTGTCATAACTACCACCCGGCCGTCGTTATCCCGGAAACCCATTCTTAACATCCAGTCTAAATTCTTCTTCCTTTCTTCATACCATTTCCCGGCCTTTCGTGTATCCCCGTTAACGGTCGTCCGAAAAACCCGGATGCACGAACCTCCCCTTGCCCCACTAAACATGTTTTTAAAGGGTTATCGCAGCGCGTCCCCCTCCCCAGTTGTCCCTCCCGGGCTGGCCACCGGCGCCGCCGAAACAGGCTGCCGGAAGCCTTTCTGTAAAAAGGTCTCTTTAAAAACCTTTTCCACAGTATAAGGTATTATGAAAAAAATGCAATATTCGTGCCGTAAATAATACTTTTATACCGACGTAAAGAACCGGCATTGCAGTTTCTCCTTTATCTCAATAAAAAAAACCCGTACTTCCACATTTATTAAATATTTGGTCCCTCTTGAATAATTGCTTGTTTTGTTCATTTCTTTCAATTATTTTTTAATGAGGAGACCGGGGAGCCATGATAATTGCATAAAAAACGGGCCCGGTATTTTATATGGATGATTGTATTCGACCTGCCAGGCATAATTATTCCGTCTTTTTTATCCTGAGTGAACATAGGGAAAGCGGGGAGTAGGTTGTCAATGTGTTTTTAAAGCCGAAGTATCCAAAATGGCGAATAATGATTCGTATAGAGAGAAATCAATCTATCTCCACCCGGTAAATGTTGAATTATTGTAAACAATTGTCGTAAATTCTTTCGCGAGGTTTGTTGTAGCATCTTCTCCTCAACACTCCATTTCTGAAATCTTTTCTCGAATTCATCAATAACCTTATTGCCATATCTCTCCACCATCGCCAAAAACAACTCCAACAACCACCGCACAAGCTGCGCGATACTATAACAATTCAAATCCGCATGCAGCAGCTTTATCTTACGATACATATCCTCAGAAAAATACACGTGCACATGTTCCCGGTTTTCATCGGGATTATCAGAGACCGTACGATACCGGCTCATTCGTTGCCTCCCCCATTTATGCTCCTTTATGATTAAAGGATCGATGCGGGACAATATCCCGACAATAACGCCGGATAACGAACGACTTGAAACGAACAATATCAGGTTACGAAGCTTCCCTCTCATTAAATCCGTCATGATAAAATGAAATTCATGCCGACAGGTTTCTATCATATGACCCTCCTTGCGTAATTATTTTTATACATTGTATAACGCTAAAAAAATGCATATTGCTTTGTTTTTTTTTAATAAAGGAGATAAAAAATCATTCCCCTGTGTTAATCGCTGTCCGATTAATGTAAATAATATCACTGGTTTCCGACATTCTTCATGCACCCCCTTTTCCCTGTCTCCCTCCTGCGTCCACGCCCGGTAAAAAGCCTCGATAGCCGCTTTCCTTTTTTTATAAAAAGCTTTATCATATACCGGAAGGCAATTGTATTCTGCGACCGGAGATTGCCGGAACAAAGGAGGGGAGTATGGAGTTTACACATGTTGGCGGCAACGATAAAGGGAAAATCATTCTCTACGCGATAAGTACCTGCATATGGTGCAAAAAAACAAAACAGCTTTTATCCGACCTCGATATCGCCTATGATTATATCGATGTGGATCTGCTTCCCGAAAACGAAAAGGAAATCATCCGGAAAGAGGTGCTCAGGTGGAAACAGAGGGTCGCCTATCCCCTCATCGTGGTAAACGATTCGGTCTGTATCCCCACCTACGATCCGGACAAGATAAAAGAAGTGCTGGGAGAGTGAACACCGATGGCCGAACATCGCGTCGATCCAGGCGCCGTTGATAAATTATTTAAAAAACTCAACGCGGACGCCGAATCCGGCGGGTACCTCCTGAATCCCGACACGCAGATGACAAAAGACCTCGTCGAGGGACTTATCGTCAATAGAGACCGATACGGATACGAAGCCTGTCCCTGCCGTCTTGCTTCGGGAAACAAGGAAGAAGACCTCGACATCATCTGTCCCTGCGACTACCGGGACCCGGATCTTCTCGATTACGGGACCTGTTACTGCGGCCTCTATGTGTCGCAGGAAGTTGTCGACGGTAAAAAGGAAATCCGCCCCATTCCCGAGCGCCGCCCTTCGAAGGAGGAACGAGACATGAAAAAAGAACAAAAAAAGACCGAGCCGCTTGCATCACTCTCCCACCCGGTCTGGCGCTGTAATGTCTGCGGGTACCTCTGCGCGCGGGACAATCCGCCCGAAGTGTGTCCCGTCTGCAAGGCGAAAAAGGAACGCTTCACCAGGTTCCTGTAGGCGGGGCCTCATATGAAGAATATCTTCACCGCTTATTTCCGGGTAATAACCGGTATTTCCAAGGTAACACAAATGCGGGTAATTTATCGTAGGACATATGTCGTGCGATATTCGGGAAAATCACGGTAAACATAAATAAACGTCGGGTTTACTCGACTAAATTAAAAAAAGATATATTGCAGTAAAATAACTCTTGTAGTACAATAGTTTATTGTCATGAAAGGATTGATACAATACATTGTCATCATCATACTGATACTTCTTCCGGCACTGGGCATCATCACCCTGTTCGTCTTTGTCGTTCCCTTGAACCCCCTCGTGGTTCTTCCGTCCGAACATTTTTTTATCCAGGGATTCTGGGCGTATGCGAGCGGTGAAACGGTGATCAATAATTTCGAGAATACCAGAACACGCCTTAGTATCGAATACACCCTCGGAGGCGACTACCCGTTCGCCGGAATCGGCATTAATCTGGTGCAGTCGTTCCCTTTTCTCGACCTGTCCGGATACGATGCCATCAGGATTACGCTTTCAACGGAAAACGCCCGCCGGCTTTCCGTCGCGCTGAGGACCTTCGAGCCCGGAATCACCATCATAGAAAACGGTATGGAACCTCTCAGACACAGTGAAACCGCGATAGACATCGGTCCGGGAACGCACACCTACGATATCCCCTTCGGCTCCTTCAGGGACCCAGAGTGGTGGTTGAACCTGTATGTTCCTGGAAAAAAACTCGAAAAAAACAATTTCACCTATGCTTCGAAAATCCAGATTTTCTTTACCGAGGAAGCATTGATCGGCGTCACGGATATCGTGACGATCGACCGTATTTCGTTCCTGCCGTCCATGCTGCCCGTGGTTCTGATTGCCGTCTCGGCACTAGCCTGGTACATGACGGCGGTGTACTTTTTCAGGAGGCGGTTGCGGAGGCGGAGATGGCACGGTAAAAAACCGGATCTTATTTCATCCTACAATAAAATCGAATTGATCAGCTACCGGACGCAGGACAGTGAAAAGATAAATAACTTTCTCAAAGAGAATTACAATGATCCGGACATATCCCTGGCCGTCCTGAACAGGGAGACGGGAATTTCAAAAAAAAGAATATCGGAAATTCTCAAGGATGAATACAAGCTGGCCTTCAAGGAATTGATCAACCTGCTCCGAATGGAAGAGGCAAAGCGCCTGCTTAAACTATCGGACCTGAATATCAATGAAATCGCGTTCAGGCTCGGTTATAATTCGAACAGCTACTTCGGCCATATCTTCAAAATGAGTGTCGGGCTGTCACCGAAAGAATATCGGGAACAAAAACAAAAATCGTAGCAGCCCGGATTTCCTGTTTTCGTTATCCGGACAGGCGGCAATCATATTGCGCATATCCGCCGCATGATGAGTTTTTCGAAAACTTATATATTTTTTCATAAAATTGATATATTTGGCACCCTTAATTGAGAACTCACCCTTTCCTCCCGTGATACACTGCGAAAAAGTAAAATGAACACAGTTCGATATAGGGAGAAAAAGATGATAAATACAAAAAAATTATTGGGTGTTATTATCATTTCCGCACTAATGCTGTTTATCTTAATCAAGGCCATCCCGGAGACACCCCGGCTTAGGCGGTGTTTATACACACCGTACACAGCCTTTGCCCCGATAATGACACACGTCGAGGCAGGTCATCTGTCACGGTATTGCCAATAATACCCAAGGAGGATTTGTTGCATGAGAAAATCGAAAACTGTGTCTATTATTGCGCTTTCAATCTGCCTCGCACTCGGCGCAGGCGTCATCGATGCGGCGGCCCAGGCGTCACAGCCGTATACATGGCACAATGTCCGTGTAGCCGGCGGGGGTTTTATCCCGGGAATCGTCTTTAATACCGCAGAAAGAGACCTGATCTACGCCCGTACCGACATCGGGGGCGCATACCGCATGGATAAAAGCACAGGCCATTGGATCCCGCTGCTTGACTGGATCGGGTGGGACGACTGGGGATTGACCGGAGTCGTCAGTCTCGCGACGGACCCGGTCGATCCTCGGCGGGTATACGCCGCCTGCGGCACCTATACAAATTCATGGGACCCCGAAAACGGGGCGATTCTCCGGTCGAGCGACTACGGTGAAAACTGGGAGATATCGGAACTCCCCTTCAAGCTCGGGGGAAACATGCCGGGTCGCGGCTGCGGCGAACGCCTCGCGGTCGACCCCAACGACAACCGGATACTCTATCTCGGCGCTCCGAGCGGCAACGGGCTCTGGAAAAGCACCGATTACGGGGTCTCGTGGTCCAAGGTAAGCGGATTTCCCAATCCGGGCAACTACGTCGACGATCCGTCGAACGACTACACCGCCGACAAACAGGGGATCTACTGGGTGACCTTCGACAAGGACACCGCCTCCTCCGGAGGCGCCACACAGACCATCTATGTCGGGGTGGCCGACAAGAGTTCCACTTGCGTCTACCGCACGACAAACGGGGGGTCCGCCTGGCAGGCGGTTCCCGGCCAGCCGACAGGCCTTCTTCCCCATAAGGGAAAACTCGACACGATAAACGATTTCCTGTATATCGCCTATAGCGACAACGGCGGACCGTACGACGGCCAGATGGGTGACGTTTGGCGTTACGGCACGGCGAGCGGCGAATGGACGTGCATAAGCCCGGTCGAAAACGACGGGGTAACCGGCGAG includes these proteins:
- a CDS encoding glutaredoxin family protein translates to MEFTHVGGNDKGKIILYAISTCIWCKKTKQLLSDLDIAYDYIDVDLLPENEKEIIRKEVLRWKQRVAYPLIVVNDSVCIPTYDPDKIKEVLGE
- a CDS encoding helix-turn-helix transcriptional regulator, producing the protein MKGLIQYIVIIILILLPALGIITLFVFVVPLNPLVVLPSEHFFIQGFWAYASGETVINNFENTRTRLSIEYTLGGDYPFAGIGINLVQSFPFLDLSGYDAIRITLSTENARRLSVALRTFEPGITIIENGMEPLRHSETAIDIGPGTHTYDIPFGSFRDPEWWLNLYVPGKKLEKNNFTYASKIQIFFTEEALIGVTDIVTIDRISFLPSMLPVVLIAVSALAWYMTAVYFFRRRLRRRRWHGKKPDLISSYNKIELISYRTQDSEKINNFLKENYNDPDISLAVLNRETGISKKRISEILKDEYKLAFKELINLLRMEEAKRLLKLSDLNINEIAFRLGYNSNSYFGHIFKMSVGLSPKEYREQKQKS